One part of the Glycine max cultivar Williams 82 chromosome 14, Glycine_max_v4.0, whole genome shotgun sequence genome encodes these proteins:
- the LOC100796255 gene encoding subtilisin-like protease Glyma18g48580 encodes MMPFSIFKLVLTSFLLCFFLQEPTNALRKTYIVYMGGHSHGPDPLPSDLETATNSHHDLVASYLGSHEKAKEAIMYSYNKHINGFAAILEEEEASEIAKNPNVVSVFLSKEHKLHTTRSWEFLGLEKNGRIPANSAWRKARFGENIIIANIDTGVWPEHSSFRDKGYGPVPSKWRGNGVCQIDSFNGTQGYFCNRKLIGARTFLKNHESEVGKVGRTLRSGRDLVGHGTHTLSTAGGNFARGANVEGNGKGTAKGGSPRARVVAYKACWHKLDTGGCHEADILQAFDHAIHDGVDVISASIGSSNPYTEALLTDGMSIGAFHAVARNVVVVCSAGNDGPSPLSVTNVAPWSFTVAASTLDRDFLSDISLSDNQSITGASLNRGLPPSSPSNKFYPIINSVEARLPHVSINDARLCKPGTLDPRKVRGKILICLRGDKLTSVSEGQQGALAGAVAVFVQNDEQSGNLLLAENHVLPAASISGTWNQSQGGAFNISSKGVLAYLSAARTHIGVKPAPIIAGFSSRGPSSVQPLILKPDITAPGVNVIAAFTQGAGPSNIASDRRRSPFNVQQGTSMSCPHVAGIAGLLKAYHPTWSPAAIKSAIMTTATTLDNTNQPIRNAFDEVATPFEYGAGHIQPNLAIDPGLVYDLRTSDYLNFLCASGYNQALLNLFAKLKFPYTCPKSYRIEDFNYPSITVRHSGSKTISVTRTVTNVGPPSTYVVNTHGPKGIKVLVQPCSLTFKRTGEKKKFQVILQPIGARHGLPLFGNLSWTDGRHRVTSPVVVL; translated from the exons ATGATGCCATTCTCCATCTTCAAACTTGTTTTGACATCATTTCTTCTCTGCTTTTTCTTGCAGGAACCTACCAATGCTCTTAGAAAG ACCTACATTGTGTACATGGGAGGACATTCTCATGGTCCAGACCCTTTGCCTAGTGATCTTGAAACAGCCACAAATTCCCATCATGATTTAGTCGCTTCTTACTTAGGAAG TCATGAGAAGGCCAAGGAAGCAATTATGTACTCGTACAATAAGCACATCAATGGCTTTGCTGCCATACTTGAAGAGGAAGAAGCATCAGAGATTGCAA AAAACCCAAATGTAGTTTCTGTTTTCTTGAGCAAAGAACACAAATTGCATACAACCAGGTCATGGGAATTTCTTGGACtggaaaaaaatggaagaattcCTGCAAACTCTGCTTGGAGGAAAGCAAGATTTGGAGAAAATATAATCATCGCTAATATCGATACAG GAGTTTGGCCCGAACACTCCAGTTTCCGCGATAAAGGATACGGACCAGTCCCGTCAAAGTGGCGTGGGAACGGTGTCTGTCAAATTGACAGTTTTAATGGTACACAGGGATACTTCTGTAACAG GAAGCTGATTGGAGCAAGAACTTTCCTAAAAAATCACGAGTCTGAAGTTGGGAAGGTTGGTCGAACGCTACGCAGTGGACGTGACTTGGTAGGGCATGGCACCCACACACTGTCAACAGCTGGTGGTAATTTTGCTCGTGGAGCAAATGTTGAAGGTAACGGCAAAGGTACTGCTAAGGGAGGCTCCCCAAGAGCACGCGTTGTGGCCTACAAAGCGTGCTGGCATAAATTGGACACAGGAGGGTGCCATGAAGCAGATATTCTACAAGCATTTGATCATGCCATTCATGATGGTGTTGATGTCATCTCTGCCTCTATCGGTTCGTCTAATCCCTATACCGAAGCTTTGTTAACAGATGGGATGTCCATAGGGGCATTCCATGCAGTTGCCAGAAACGTAGTCGTAGTTTGCTCTGCTGGAAATGATGGACCATCACCTTTAAGTGTCACAAATGTTGCACCCTGGTCCTTCACCGTTGCTGCTAGCACACTAGACAGGGATTTTCTCAGCGACATTTCTCTCAGCGACAATCAATCCATTACG GGTGCCAGTCTCAATCGAGGCTTGCCTCCATCGTCCCCGTCGAACAAGTTCTATCCCATAATTAATTCTGTCGAGGCTAGACTTCCTCATGTGTCTATTAATGATGC TCGTCTTTGCAAACCGGGAACACTTGATCCTAGAAAAGTAAGGGGAAAGATACTAATATGCCTTCGAGGTGATAAATTAACTTCAGTTAGTGAGGGCCAACAGGGTGCTCTTGCTGGTGCTGTGGCAGTTTTTGTGCAAAATGATGAGCAAAGTGGAAATTTACTTCTGGCCGAGAATCATGTTTTACCTGCTGCAAGTATCAGTGGAACATGGAATCAAAGTCAAGGAGGTGCTTTCAACATCAGCAGCAA GGGGGTCTTAGCTTACTTGAGTGCGGCAAGGACACATATAGGAGTAAAGCCTGCTCCAATCATAGCAGGATTCTCATCCAGGGGCCCCAGTTCCGTGCAACCATTAATACTAAAG cCAGACATAACTGCTCCTGGTGTGAACGTAATTGCAGCTTTTACACAAGGAGCAGGTCCGTCTAATATTGCATCAGATAGACGTCGGTCTCCTTTCAATGTGCAACAGGGAACTTCTATGTCTTGCCCTCATGTCGCTGGCATTGCAGGTCTTCTCAAAGCATATCATCCTACTTGGAGTCCAGCAGCTATCAAATCAGCTATTATGACCACAG CTACAACACTAGACAACACGAATCAACCCATTCGCAATGCATTTGATGAGGTAGCAACTCCATTCGAATATGGTGCCGGACACATTCAACCTAACCTTGCAATTGACCCTGGACTCGTTTACGATTTACGCACCTCCGATTACTTGAACTTCTTATGTGCTTCTGGTTACAACCAAGCTTTACTCAACTTATTTGCCAAATTGAAATTTCCTTACACTTGTCCCAAGTCTTACAGAATTGAAGATTTCAACTATCCTTCAATTACGGTGCGTCATTCTGGGTCAAAGACCATAAGTGTTACTCGTACAGTTACAAATGTTGGGCCTCCAAGCACGTATGTTGTGAATACTCACGGGCCGAAGGGGATTAAGGTTCTTGTTCAACCATGTTCGTTGACTTTTAAGAGAACCGGAGAAAAGAAGAAGTTTCAGGTTATACTGCAGCCAATTGGTGCCCGTCATGGGTTGCCTTTATTTGGGAATTTGTCTTGGACAGATGGCAGGCACAGAGTAACCAGTCCTGTTGTAGTTCTGTAA
- the LOC100795732 gene encoding MDIS1-interacting receptor like kinase 2 isoform X2: MMFSKLSLLRLILCSLLSLHSSQLFTSTSFAFAAITAENQEREAAALLEWRVSLDNQSQASLSSWSSGVSPCTWKGIVCDDSNSVTAINVANLGLKGDNELFGNIPTEIGALSRLENLELAANNLGGPIPKQVGSLHKLLHLNLSNNKFTESIPSFNQLQSLQDLDLGRNLLNGKIPAELATLQRLETLNLSHNNLSGTIPDFKNSLANVDISNNQLEGSIPSIPAFLNASFDALKNNKGLCGNASGLVPCHTLPHGKMKRNVIIQALLPALGALFLLLLMIGISLCIYYRRATKAKKEEAKEEQTKDYFSIWSYDGKLVYESIIEATEGFDDKYLIGEGGSASVYKASLSTGQIVAVKKLHAVPDEETLNIRAFTSEVQALAEIKHRNIVKLIGYCLHPCFSFLVYEFLEGGSLDKLLNDDTHATLFDWERRVKVVKGVANALYHMHHGCFPPIVHRDISSKNVLIDLDYEARVSDFGTAKILKPDSQNLSSFAGTYGYAAPELAYTMEANEKCDVFSFGVLCLEIMMGKHPGDLISSFFSSPGMSSASNLLLKDVLDQRLPQPVNPVDKEVILIAKITFACLSESPRFRPSMEQVYNEFVMPTSSSVNLFSMVTLSQLVDN, from the exons ATGATGTTCTCTAAGCTTTCATTACTTCGTCTAATTCTATGTTCACTCTTAAGCCTCCATTCCTCCCAACTTTTCACGTCTACCTCTTTTGCCTTTGCTGCCATCACTGCTGAAAACCAAGAGAGGGAAGCAGCTGCTCTACTTGAGTGGAGAGTGAGTCTTGACAACCAAAGCCAAGCTTCTTTGTCATCATGGTCCAGTGGTGTAAGTCCTTGCACGTGGAAAGGAATCGTTTGTGATGATTCCAACTCTGTGACCGCTATAAATGTGGCAAATCTTGGGCTAAAAG GTGACAATGAACTTTTTGGCAACATTCCTACCGAAATAGGTGCTTTGTCCCGCCTTGAAAATTTGGAGCTTGCAGCAAATAATTTAGGTGGCCCAATTCCAAAACAGGTGGGATCTTTACACAAATTACTTCACTTGAACTTGAGCAACAACAAATTCACAGAAAGCATTCCTTCGTTTAACCAATTGCAATCTCTTCAAGATCTTGACCTTGGTAGGAATTTGTTAAATGGAAAAATACCAGCAGAACTTGCAACTTTGCAAAGATTGGAAACACTAAACCTCTCACACAACAATCTCTCTGGAACCATTCCTGATTTTAAGAATAGCTTGGCAAATGTTGACATATCTAACAACCAATTGGAGGGTTCAATTCCTAGCATTCCAGCCTTTCTTAATGCTTCATTTGatgcattgaaaaataataaaggctTGTGTGGAAATGCCTCCGGTTTGGTGCCTTGCCACACCCTACCTCAtggtaaaatgaaaagaaatgtcATCATCCAGGCATTACTCCCTGCTTTGGGGGCtctatttctattattattgatgattGGAATTTCGTTGTGTATTTATTATCGAAGAGCAACAAAGGCCAAAAAGGAGGAGGCTAAAGAAGAACAAACCAAGGATTATTTTTCCATTTGGAGTTATGAtggaaaattagtgtatgaaaGTATCATTGAAGCCACAGAGGGGTTTGATGACAAATATCTCATTGGAGAAGGTGGGTCTGCATCTGTTTATAAGGCAAGTTTATCCACTGGGCAAATTGTTGCTGTGAAAAAACTACATGCTGTACCCGACGAGGAAACACTCAACATAAGAGCTTTTACAAGTGAGGTTCAAGCCTTGGCAGAAATCAAGCATCGTAACATTGTGAAGTTAATTGGATATTGTTTACATCCCTGCTTCTCCTTTTTGGTTTATGAGTTCCTAGAGGGAGGTAGCTTGGATAAATTACTAAACGATGATACGCATGCAACACTGTTTGATTGGGAAAGGAGGGTGAAGGTTGTTAAAGGTGTGGCAAATGCTTTGTACCATATGCATCATGGTTGCTTTCCTCCTATTGTTCATCGAGACATATCAAGCAAGAATGTTCTTATAGATTTGGATTATGAAGCCCGAGTCTCTGACTTTGGAACAGCTAAAATTCTGAAGCCTGATTCACAAAATTTAAGCTCGTTTGCAGGCACCTATGGGTATGCTGCACCAG AGCTTGCTTATACTATGGAAGCGAATGAGAAATGTGATGTCTTCAGTTTCGGAGTTCTTTGTTTGGAAATAATGATGGGGAAGCATCCAGGCGAtctcatttcttcatttttttcatccccTGGAATGTCATCGGCGTCTAATTTGCTGTTAAAGGATGTGTTGGACCAACGACTACCTCAACCAGTGAATCCAGTTGACAAGGAGGTGATCTTGATAGCAAAAATAACATTTGCTTGCTTAAGTGAAAGTCCACGTTTTCGCCCAAGCATGGAACAAGTGTATAACGAGTTTGTGATGCCAACATCATCTTCAGTGAATTTATTCTCCATGGTCACACTTAGTCAACTCGTTGATAATTGA
- the LOC100795732 gene encoding MDIS1-interacting receptor like kinase 2 isoform X1: protein MMFSKLSLLRLILCSLLSLHSSQLFTSTSFAFAAITAENQEREAAALLEWRVSLDNQSQASLSSWSSGVSPCTWKGIVCDDSNSVTAINVANLGLKGTLHSLKFSSFPKLLTLDISNNSFNGIIPQQISNLSRVSQLKMDANLFSGSIPISMMKLASLSLLDLTGNKLSGTIPSIRNLTNLEHLKLANNSLSGPIPPYIGELVNLKVLDFESNRISGSIPSNIGNLTKLGIFFLAHNMISGSVPTSIGNLINLESLDLSRNTISGVIPSTLGNLTKLNFLLVFNNKLHGTLPPALNNFTKLQSLQLSTNRFTGPLPQQICIGGSLRKFAANGNSFTGSVPKSLKNCSSLTRVNLSGNRLSGNISDAFGVHPKLDFVDLSNNNFYGHISPNWAKCPSLTSLKISNNNLSGGIPPELGWAPMLQELVLFSNHLTGKIPKELGNLTSLFDLSIGDNELFGNIPTEIGALSRLENLELAANNLGGPIPKQVGSLHKLLHLNLSNNKFTESIPSFNQLQSLQDLDLGRNLLNGKIPAELATLQRLETLNLSHNNLSGTIPDFKNSLANVDISNNQLEGSIPSIPAFLNASFDALKNNKGLCGNASGLVPCHTLPHGKMKRNVIIQALLPALGALFLLLLMIGISLCIYYRRATKAKKEEAKEEQTKDYFSIWSYDGKLVYESIIEATEGFDDKYLIGEGGSASVYKASLSTGQIVAVKKLHAVPDEETLNIRAFTSEVQALAEIKHRNIVKLIGYCLHPCFSFLVYEFLEGGSLDKLLNDDTHATLFDWERRVKVVKGVANALYHMHHGCFPPIVHRDISSKNVLIDLDYEARVSDFGTAKILKPDSQNLSSFAGTYGYAAPELAYTMEANEKCDVFSFGVLCLEIMMGKHPGDLISSFFSSPGMSSASNLLLKDVLDQRLPQPVNPVDKEVILIAKITFACLSESPRFRPSMEQVYNEFVMPTSSSVNLFSMVTLSQLVDN, encoded by the exons ATGATGTTCTCTAAGCTTTCATTACTTCGTCTAATTCTATGTTCACTCTTAAGCCTCCATTCCTCCCAACTTTTCACGTCTACCTCTTTTGCCTTTGCTGCCATCACTGCTGAAAACCAAGAGAGGGAAGCAGCTGCTCTACTTGAGTGGAGAGTGAGTCTTGACAACCAAAGCCAAGCTTCTTTGTCATCATGGTCCAGTGGTGTAAGTCCTTGCACGTGGAAAGGAATCGTTTGTGATGATTCCAACTCTGTGACCGCTATAAATGTGGCAAATCTTGGGCTAAAAGGTACTCTTCACAGTctcaaattttcatcttttcccAAGCTGCTAACTCTGGATATTAGTAACAACAGTTTTAATGGAATCATTCCTCAGCAAATTTCTAACTTGTCTAGAGTTTCTCAGTTGAAAATGGATGCTAATCTTTTTAGTGGTTCAATCCCCATTTCCATGATGAAGTTGGCTAGCTTGTCTTTGCTAGACTTAACAGGCAATAAACTTTCTGGTACCATTCCATCAATTAGAAACTTGACAAATTTAGAACATCTTAAGCTCGCAAACAATAGTCTCTCTGGTCCCATCCCACCCTACATAGGAGAGTTGGTGAATTTGAAAGTTCTTGATTTTGAAAGTAATAGAATTTCGGGATCAATTCCTTCAAATATTGGAAATTTGACAAAGCTCGGCATTTTTTTCTTAGCCCATAACATGATCTCTGGATCCGTTCCCACCTCCATTGGAAACTTGATCAATCTAGAGTCGCTGGACCTTTCTAGGAACACTATTTCCGGAGTTATTCCTTCTACCCTTGGAAATTTGACAAAgctcaattttttattagtgttTAATAACAAACTTCATGGTACATTACCACCAGCACTGAATAACTTTACCAAACTCCAAAGCTTACAACTATCTACAAATCGTTTCACCGGTCCTTTGCCACAACAAATTTGCATAGGTGGGTCACTGAGAAAATTTGCTGCTAATGGTAATTCTTTCACCGGTTCAGTTCCAAAAAGCCTGAAAAATTGCTCCAGTCTTACCAGAGTAAACCTATCAGGAAACCGGTTGAGCGGAAATATCTCAGATGCTTTTGGTGTGCATCCAAAGTTAGACTTCGTTGACCTGagtaacaataatttttatggTCACATTTCACCAAACTGGGCTAAGTGTCCTAGTCTCACAAGCCTTAAGATATCCAACAACAATTTATCTGGTGGTATACCACCAGAACTAGGCTGGGCACCCATGTTACAGGAACTTgtcttgttttcaaatcatctaaCAGGAaaaattccaaaagaacttgGGAACTTGACCTCTTTGTTTGATCTATCAATAGGTGACAATGAACTTTTTGGCAACATTCCTACCGAAATAGGTGCTTTGTCCCGCCTTGAAAATTTGGAGCTTGCAGCAAATAATTTAGGTGGCCCAATTCCAAAACAGGTGGGATCTTTACACAAATTACTTCACTTGAACTTGAGCAACAACAAATTCACAGAAAGCATTCCTTCGTTTAACCAATTGCAATCTCTTCAAGATCTTGACCTTGGTAGGAATTTGTTAAATGGAAAAATACCAGCAGAACTTGCAACTTTGCAAAGATTGGAAACACTAAACCTCTCACACAACAATCTCTCTGGAACCATTCCTGATTTTAAGAATAGCTTGGCAAATGTTGACATATCTAACAACCAATTGGAGGGTTCAATTCCTAGCATTCCAGCCTTTCTTAATGCTTCATTTGatgcattgaaaaataataaaggctTGTGTGGAAATGCCTCCGGTTTGGTGCCTTGCCACACCCTACCTCAtggtaaaatgaaaagaaatgtcATCATCCAGGCATTACTCCCTGCTTTGGGGGCtctatttctattattattgatgattGGAATTTCGTTGTGTATTTATTATCGAAGAGCAACAAAGGCCAAAAAGGAGGAGGCTAAAGAAGAACAAACCAAGGATTATTTTTCCATTTGGAGTTATGAtggaaaattagtgtatgaaaGTATCATTGAAGCCACAGAGGGGTTTGATGACAAATATCTCATTGGAGAAGGTGGGTCTGCATCTGTTTATAAGGCAAGTTTATCCACTGGGCAAATTGTTGCTGTGAAAAAACTACATGCTGTACCCGACGAGGAAACACTCAACATAAGAGCTTTTACAAGTGAGGTTCAAGCCTTGGCAGAAATCAAGCATCGTAACATTGTGAAGTTAATTGGATATTGTTTACATCCCTGCTTCTCCTTTTTGGTTTATGAGTTCCTAGAGGGAGGTAGCTTGGATAAATTACTAAACGATGATACGCATGCAACACTGTTTGATTGGGAAAGGAGGGTGAAGGTTGTTAAAGGTGTGGCAAATGCTTTGTACCATATGCATCATGGTTGCTTTCCTCCTATTGTTCATCGAGACATATCAAGCAAGAATGTTCTTATAGATTTGGATTATGAAGCCCGAGTCTCTGACTTTGGAACAGCTAAAATTCTGAAGCCTGATTCACAAAATTTAAGCTCGTTTGCAGGCACCTATGGGTATGCTGCACCAG AGCTTGCTTATACTATGGAAGCGAATGAGAAATGTGATGTCTTCAGTTTCGGAGTTCTTTGTTTGGAAATAATGATGGGGAAGCATCCAGGCGAtctcatttcttcatttttttcatccccTGGAATGTCATCGGCGTCTAATTTGCTGTTAAAGGATGTGTTGGACCAACGACTACCTCAACCAGTGAATCCAGTTGACAAGGAGGTGATCTTGATAGCAAAAATAACATTTGCTTGCTTAAGTGAAAGTCCACGTTTTCGCCCAAGCATGGAACAAGTGTATAACGAGTTTGTGATGCCAACATCATCTTCAGTGAATTTATTCTCCATGGTCACACTTAGTCAACTCGTTGATAATTGA